CACAAACCGTTCGTATCCCCGGTTTCTTGGGAAGGTGGAAAGGGCTGACCTCTTGCTCATGCTTGCTTTGTTCATAGCTTCGTCGTGGAAGATACCGAGTACAACTACGTCAGCGCTCGGTTTCCCCCAGATGCGGCGAAAATGTCCGAGATGACGGTCAACCTGGTTCACCTGGTTCAAGGCTTCAAGGGGGAAGACGAGTCAGTCGGCCTGTAGCCGCGACAAGTGAGGTCCCTGCTGGGACGGGGTGTTCGGCATTCCGGGAGACGCCAGATTCTGAACTCGGCTAGTTCTGGCAGCTTCTAGTCGGTACGCTAGCCTCCTTCGTAGATTGATTGCAATGTTTCCGAGGAGTGGCTCGCCAGGGACAGGTATTCGCGCCGTGATGTCGACACCGAGTGGCATGTGCCGGTCCCGACGGGGCATTTCGTCACCATGACGACTTCCTGCAGGTGGAAACATCAAGTGACAGCTATGCTCCCGGTTTGATTAAGCTTAAGAACACGTTCTACCATGAATCGTGAACTCCCCGGTGATCGTTATGCTTCGACTGGCTCTTTTCGTGCGCAGTGTGGGGAGAGGGTTACAGCAAGCTGCCGCCAGAaactttctctctcttcatctcTGTGTGTGGGTTACCATCGTAcaaacaagaagaagaaaaaaagcacCGTAACTCTTTACGCCCTTGGTTTGGAAAGTCCGACAAtctgctcgacggcctcgtcgacgcccacggCCACAATCGTCGGGGTGGTACCGATCACGCCGCCCAGCCCATCGATCCATCCGGTCCCGGACCTGTCGATCCACGCCGAGCGCCACCCGGCCGCCCGAGCGCCCAGGGCGTCAAAGGGGTTCGAGCTGACGAGCCAGATGCCGTCCTCCCGGCCCGACATGCCGACCTTCTCCGCAAAGTGGGCATACGTCCGCGGGTCGGGCTTGAAGCAccgcgcctcctcgaccgtgACCAGCTTACCCGGGCCGAGAGCACGGCTCATCCGGGCCAGCCCCGGCGATGTCCCGATCGACACACGCACCATgtcgtcggtgccgttggAAAAGACGTAGGCGTCGACCGACCCGTCccgctcgacgacgtccatggccgcctcgatctcgggAAAGGCTTCGAGGCCGTTGTACGCGTCCATGAGGCgcccctcgtcttcttcggacatggccagcttcttctcggcgacggcatgCTTCAGCGCGGCCCGCGTCAGCTCGGAGAAGGGACGGTAGGTGCCTGTGTCTCACAAATCTCAGCCGTTTAAGGTCTCGTTGGCGAAGATGGTCAGTCGCATCCCCGACGAACCCATGCTGTTGATTCGCCACGTGTATTCGAGCTGGTACCTCCGCCACTGGGCCGCCAGCCCCGTGGCGCGCTCGTCGCCGTACAGCGTCGCGAGTTCCTTGGCGATGGACTCGGTCGAAAGAAGCGTGCCGTATAAGTCAAAGGCGACGACCGTCTTGGACCTGTCCTGTGACATCGTCGTGTCGTTGTTTTCGCGTTGCCGGTGAGTCAGTAGACGGTGAGCGTGGCTCACACTGGCGGTCAGTGTAGGGTGCTCGTAAAGATGTGCGTAGAATGTTCTTTGAAGCTCGCCGAATGTGTCACGCTGGTTAGACGAAGGAAGCGAGAATGACATCCGAACGCTCGTTCTCAGGGGTTTATGTATTagcgggggaggagggctgCTTCACTTAACCGTGGGGTGTTGTCTGAGGACCTGTAACCCCCGCAGAAGTACTTACCTACAGCGTGAAAACCCCCTAAACCTCACTAGATGGGGACGTCACGCTGGCCCGACGTCATCGATTCTCACAAGGACATCATTCACATCACCATCTCACACCTCACACCTCAACGCGTCACACCTCACGTCTCACCGCCCTCTCAACCACCATGAAGACCTCCGACGAAGAAACAGCCCAGTTTGAAACTTTCCGGGACTGTctctcggcggccgtcgtcgaacgCGTGACGAAACCCGCACCGAGACCAAAACGCCGCTCTAAAAAGACCAACGCGGCGTCCAAGTCTCACAGcaacgaggagaaggggacCGCCccggtcgacgccgccgtggacgccgacgacatggTCGAATTCGCCTCCTACCTCGCCTCCGAGGCTTTCGACTCCTTCCCCGCGGACCTCAAATCCCTCTCCCATGCCGCCTACGTCACCGACCCGTCCCTGCGGTCCCGTTACGCCCTGCCcctcaccggcgccgacgtcgccgatATCCTGCCCTCACTGTCCCCGGACGTCGCCGACTCACTTGTCGCGtacggcatcgtcgacccGGACCGGCAGGGCGCGCACGAGTTCCTGGCGCCCGTGCTGGGCGAGTACGTGGCGGCGCTcacggccgcgccgccgccgccgaggtcgacgagggacCGCGTCGAGGGCTGTGAGCTGTGCGGCCGCGACTGGATCGCGCTGACGTACCACCATCTCATTCCGCGCATGGTCCACGACAAGGTTGTGAAGCGCGGCTGGCACAGAGAGGATGAGCTCAACAACGCTGCCTGGCTGTGTCGTCTGTGCCATTCCTTTGTGCACCGGTTTGCCGGCCACGAGGACTTAGCGCGCCACTATTACaccgtcgagctgctgctggagcaAGAAGAGGT
The DNA window shown above is from Colletotrichum destructivum chromosome 2, complete sequence and carries:
- a CDS encoding Putative HAD superfamily protein, which produces MSEEDEGRLMDAYNGLEAFPEIEAAMDVVERDGSVDAYVFSNGTDDMVRVSIGTSPGLARMSRALGPGKLVTVEEARCFKPDPRTYAHFAEKVGMSGREDGIWLVSSNPFDALGARAAGWRSAWIDRSGTGWIDGLGGVIGTTPTIVAVGVDEAVEQIVGLSKPRA
- a CDS encoding Putative phosphoglycolate phosphatase-like, domain 2, HAD superfamily; the protein is MSFSLPSSNQRDTFGELQRTFYAHLYEHPTLTASVSHAHRLLTHRQRENNDTTMSQDRSKTVVAFDLYGTLLSTESIAKELATLYGDERATGLAAQWRRYQLEYTWRINSMGSSGMRLTIFANETLNG
- a CDS encoding Putative HNH nuclease, encoding MKTSDEETAQFETFRDCLSAAVVERVTKPAPRPKRRSKKTNAASKSHSNEEKGTAPVDAAVDADDMVEFASYLASEAFDSFPADLKSLSHAAYVTDPSLRSRYALPLTGADVADILPSLSPDVADSLVAYGIVDPDRQGAHEFLAPVLGEYVAALTAAPPPPRSTRDRVEGCELCGRDWIALTYHHLIPRMVHDKVVKRGWHREDELNNAAWLCRLCHSFVHRFAGHEDLARHYYTVELLLEQEEVVRFAQYASRVRWKGR